In Candidatus Protochlamydia phocaeensis, a single genomic region encodes these proteins:
- a CDS encoding ABC transporter ATP-binding protein: protein MTLAINRLTYRLKSKTILSCITLTFQPGLLYGILGPNGSGKSTLFKTMTGIWSPTEGEVFWQGQHLLNLPRYQISRTVSLVPQTPSLYFDFTVTDMVAMGRYPHYQGLSSQENNLIEDCLKKVDAWHLRHQLLSQLSGGERQRIYIARALATEAPVLLLDEPTSYLDLRHQLEIWELLQLLARQGKTIVTAVHDLLAAQRFCDRLAILNQGKCVATGAYADIVTPSLLRDIFGVQWEQGGAYFEL from the coding sequence ATGACATTAGCGATCAACCGTCTCACTTACCGCCTCAAATCCAAAACCATTCTTTCTTGCATTACTTTAACTTTTCAGCCGGGTCTCTTATATGGAATTTTGGGCCCTAATGGCTCTGGAAAATCAACCCTATTTAAAACCATGACAGGCATTTGGTCTCCTACTGAGGGAGAAGTCTTTTGGCAAGGACAACATTTATTAAACTTGCCGCGCTACCAAATTAGCCGCACCGTCTCGCTTGTCCCTCAAACCCCTTCCCTCTATTTTGATTTTACCGTCACTGACATGGTGGCCATGGGACGCTATCCTCATTATCAAGGCTTGTCTTCCCAAGAAAATAACTTAATAGAAGATTGCTTGAAAAAAGTAGATGCCTGGCATTTACGGCATCAACTGCTCTCTCAATTGTCAGGCGGGGAAAGACAGCGGATCTATATTGCAAGAGCCTTGGCAACAGAAGCCCCGGTCCTTCTTTTGGATGAACCGACCTCTTATCTCGACCTTCGGCACCAATTAGAAATCTGGGAATTGCTGCAACTCCTTGCCCGTCAAGGAAAAACAATTGTTACAGCCGTGCATGACTTATTAGCCGCCCAGCGCTTTTGCGATCGGCTGGCCATTTTAAATCAGGGAAAATGTGTGGCAACCGGCGCCTATGCAGATATTGTCACCCCTTCTTTACTCCGAGACATTTTCGGGGTCCAATGGGAACAAGGCGGGGCTTATTTTGAGCTTTAA
- a CDS encoding BlaI/MecI/CopY family transcriptional regulator, with protein MSRRSFGELELEILQILKNGKRMTVKDVHHILGKDSNKYTTILTVMGRLVQKGTLSRERIGLQYEYWLSDPTEKIPSFIAHFKKKIFGVQTSQIITYLIESADDLSEEDLADMEKMIEKAKMNRRVNKF; from the coding sequence ATGTCAAGGCGTAGTTTTGGCGAGTTGGAGCTAGAAATCTTGCAAATTTTAAAAAATGGGAAAAGGATGACAGTTAAGGATGTGCACCACATTCTCGGAAAGGATAGCAATAAATATACGACGATCCTGACAGTGATGGGAAGGTTGGTTCAAAAAGGCACGTTATCTAGAGAACGGATTGGCCTACAATATGAGTACTGGCTATCGGATCCGACAGAAAAGATTCCCTCCTTTATTGCCCATTTTAAAAAGAAAATTTTTGGAGTGCAAACAAGTCAGATAATCACTTATTTGATCGAATCGGCGGATGATCTTTCCGAGGAAGATTTGGCCGACATGGAAAAAATGATTGAAAAAGCAAAGATGAATAGGAGAGTGAATAAATTTTAA
- a CDS encoding FecCD family ABC transporter permease — protein MKHRYSLYLWGFALLFLASSTWTLMTGETPWNQVWEGFQLRLHNLSSQWNPLLDERLPRLIVLACTGASLAVSGAVMQSLFHNPLASPSVLGISAGGCLSVVLVFIFDLRFTYPYSLPLAAFLGCLLTLCVVYLLSRLQEGAHLTNLILTGIAVSTIIIATQSLLLYALRDRWQLIQTITEWEAGTTIDRGWQHVHMQFPLTVVGLWGCWMYRREMNILALGEEEAKNLGVDVQRVRWRLFLCISLLTGGALAAIGMIAFFGLVLPHIIRRLQGPDHNELIPLCLVSGAAVLTTLDVLLRGFGLYAISIGNFSAIIGGIFFLFLLFRSHKRTAF, from the coding sequence ATGAAACATCGCTATTCTCTTTACCTTTGGGGATTCGCCCTCCTTTTTCTTGCCAGCAGCACGTGGACTTTGATGACAGGGGAAACCCCGTGGAACCAAGTTTGGGAAGGGTTTCAACTGCGCCTGCACAACCTGTCCTCCCAATGGAATCCTCTACTAGACGAGCGGCTGCCGCGCTTAATTGTCCTTGCCTGTACAGGAGCCTCGCTGGCTGTATCCGGCGCCGTCATGCAGTCTTTGTTCCATAATCCTTTGGCGTCGCCAAGCGTTCTGGGTATCAGTGCAGGAGGTTGTTTATCTGTTGTTCTCGTCTTTATTTTCGATCTCCGCTTTACTTATCCCTACTCTTTGCCCCTAGCCGCTTTTCTAGGATGCCTGCTGACTCTATGTGTCGTGTACCTCCTCTCACGCCTGCAAGAAGGCGCCCATCTTACCAATCTCATTTTGACGGGCATCGCTGTTTCTACTATTATTATCGCCACTCAAAGCCTGCTCTTATATGCCCTGCGCGATCGCTGGCAGCTTATTCAAACCATTACCGAATGGGAAGCCGGGACGACAATTGACCGCGGATGGCAGCATGTCCATATGCAATTTCCCTTGACGGTTGTCGGATTATGGGGCTGCTGGATGTACCGCCGGGAAATGAATATTTTAGCATTAGGGGAAGAAGAAGCCAAAAACCTAGGAGTCGATGTCCAGCGCGTCCGCTGGCGCCTATTTCTATGCATTTCATTGCTGACAGGCGGCGCTTTGGCGGCCATTGGCATGATCGCTTTTTTTGGATTGGTGCTTCCACACATTATCCGCCGCTTGCAAGGTCCCGACCACAACGAATTGATCCCGCTTTGCCTAGTCTCGGGAGCTGCTGTCCTAACCACTTTAGACGTTCTGCTACGGGGCTTTGGCCTTTATGCCATCTCTATCGGCAATTTTTCAGCCATTATTGGAGGGATTTTCTTTCTCTTCTTGCTTTTTCGCTCCCACAAACGCACGGCCTTTTGA